Proteins encoded by one window of Dioscorea cayenensis subsp. rotundata cultivar TDr96_F1 chromosome 6, TDr96_F1_v2_PseudoChromosome.rev07_lg8_w22 25.fasta, whole genome shotgun sequence:
- the LOC120262840 gene encoding LOW QUALITY PROTEIN: protein DETOXIFICATION 54 (The sequence of the model RefSeq protein was modified relative to this genomic sequence to represent the inferred CDS: deleted 1 base in 1 codon), translating to MAAPITAMNLVVYLRAMISVVFLGHLGPLELAGGALAIGFTNITGYSVLFGLASGLEPFCSQAFGSRNFDLISLSFQRTILLLLAAAGPIALLWLHLGPILVSLGQNPAITAAAADYALYALPDLLTNTVLQPLRVFLRSQGITRPMAACSAAAVAFHIPLNLLFVSVLHLGVPGVALAGALTNLNMVLFLISYLRFSGACGLTWRGWSSAAFTGVTPLLRLAVPSCFGVCLEWWWYEIMTVLAGYLPNPTSAVGATAILIQTTSFMYTVPMALAACVSTRVGNELGAGRPKKAKIAALVALACAVAIGFLNVGWTTIYREKWAKLFSKDKEVVSLAAQVLPLVGLCEVGNCPQTTGCGVLRGTARPAIGARINLLSFYLVGTPIAVGLAFWLELGFDGLWYGLLMAQAVCVVFVMVVVMVRTDWEVEAERAKKLTSSNNNNNNNCNIEVGVICDEDIEEKRVLLNNDGEEVMRNGDC from the exons ATGGCGGCGCCAATCACCGCCATGAACCTCGTCGTTTACCTTCGCGCCATGATCTCCGTTGTCTTCCTCGGTCACCTCGGCCCTCTAGAGCTCGCCGGCGGCGCTCTTGCCATCGGCTTCACCAACATCACCGGCTACTCAGTCCTCTTCGGCCTTGCTTCCGGCCTCGAACCCTTCTGCTCCCAAGCTTTCGGTTCTCGAAACTTCGACCTTATCTCCCTCTCCTTCCAACGCACCATCCTCCTTCTCCTCGCCGCTGCCGGCCCTATCGCTCTTCTCTGGCTCCATCTCGGCCCTATCCTTGTCTCTCTCGGCCAAAACCCAGCCAtcaccgccgccgccgccgacTACGCTCTCTACGCCCTACCTGACCTCTTAACCAACACCGTCCTCCAACCCCTCCGCGTCTTCCTCCGTTCCCAAGGCATAACCCGTCCGATGGCCGCCTGCTCCGCCGCAGCCGTCGCTTTCCACATCCCTCTCAACCTCCTCTTCGTCTCCGTCCTCCACCTCGGCGTCCCCGGCGTCGCCCTCGCCGGAGCTCTCACTAATCTCAACATGGTCCTTTTCCTCATCTCCTACCTTCGCTTCTCCGGCGCTTGTGGCTTAACATGGAGAGGCTGGTCAAGCGCCGCCTTCACCGGCGTAACGCCGTTGCTCCGCCTTGCCGTCCCGAGTTGCTTCGGTGTTTGCTTGGAGTGGTGGTGGTATGAGATCATGACAGTGCTCGCCGGATACTTACCAAACCCTACTTCAGCCGTCGGCGCCACCGCCATACTTATCCAAACTACCAGCTTCATGTACACCGTCCCCATGGCTCTCGCTGCATGTGTCTCCACAAGA GTAGGGAATGAGCTTGGAGCAGGGAGACCGAAAAAGGCGAAAATCGCAGCACTAGTAGCATTAGCATGCGCGGTTGCAATCGGCTTTTTGAATGTAGGATGGACGACAATATACAGAGAGAAGTGGGCGAAATTGTTTAGCAAAGACAAAGAGGTGGTGAGCTTGGCAGCACAGGTATTGCCATTGGTAGGGTTGTGTGAGGTTGGCAATTGTCCGCAGACGACCGGTTGTGGCGTTCTTCGGGGAACGGCGAGACCGGCAATCGGAGCAAGGATTAACTTGTTATCATTTTACCTCGTCGGAACG CCGATTGCTGTGGGGCTTGCATTTTGGTTGGAGCTTGGTTTTGATGGGTTGTGGTATGGTTTGCTTATGGCTCAAGCTGTGTGTGTTGTGTTTGTGATGGTTGTTGTGATGGTGAGGACTGATTGGGAGGTTGAAGCAGAGAGAGCCAAGAAGCTGACTagcagtaataataataacaataacaattgTAATATTGAAGTGGGTGTGATTTGTGATGAAGACATTGAAGAGAAGAGGGTTTTGTTGAATAATGATGGTGAGGAAGTGATGAGAAATGGAGATTGTTAG